In Passer domesticus isolate bPasDom1 chromosome 1, bPasDom1.hap1, whole genome shotgun sequence, one DNA window encodes the following:
- the ODF1 gene encoding outer dense fiber protein 1 → MSTHCYFQEENMQNLRHINRQMRLLDLRLQLLRERLCAARLNRCALSCYCPPQPCLRRRCLAARNERTKRLGMMLNSCSGQNLALIDVKGFDPRDITVTVKDGKVTVSAERKVECNTGCTKTSNYKKFVKEFSLPPGVCDKEVTYSVESKCLPPSKRCPYLCN, encoded by the exons ATGTCGACCCACTGTTACTTCcaggaggagaacatgcagaaCCTGCGGCACATCAACAGGCAGATGCGGCTGCTGGACCTGCGCCTGCAGCTGCTCCGGGAGAGGCTGTGCGCGGCCCGCCTCAACAGGTGCGCCCTCTCCTGCTACTGCccgccccagccctgcctccggAGAAGGTGCCTCGCTGCAAGGAACGAGAG AACGAAAAGACTTGGCATGATGTTGAACTCGTGCAGTGGTCAAAATTTGGCTTTGATCGATGTGAAGGGCTTTGACCCCAGAGACATCACGGTGACAGTGAAGGACGGGAAGGTGACGGTGTCAGCGGAGCGCAAGGTGGAGTGCAACACCGGCTGTACAAAGACAAGCAACTACAAAAAGTTCGTGAAGGAATTCAGCCTGCCACCAGGGGTGTGTGACAAGGAGGTGACCTACTCAGTGGAATCCAAGTGCCTCCCGCCATCCAAGCGCTGCCCTTATCTCTGcaactga